The DNA region GCCGGCTTCCAGGACTTCGATGACAACGCCGTCGCCGCCATCCGGCAGTGGCGCTTCGCCGCCCTCACGGGCAACACGGCGCGGGAGCAATGGGGGACGATCACGTTCCGCTACCGCCTGCACGACTAGCCAACCCGCGGCCGCCCGCGGCCGCCGAACGGGGACCGGAGACATGGCCAAGTTCACGACAATCCTGATCCTGACGCTCGCGGCCGCAGCGACCGCCGGCGGCGCCCGGGCGAG from bacterium includes:
- a CDS encoding TonB family protein, producing the protein AGFQDFDDNAVAAIRQWRFAALTGNTAREQWGTITFRYRLHD